In Bradyrhizobium guangxiense, the following are encoded in one genomic region:
- a CDS encoding methyl-accepting chemotaxis protein: MSKLSIVFKLLTVLSVLVLSLAGVGVMAIGTMQNINAHTVEIAESWLPSVRALGSMRADINELRVALRLHLMQDTAEGKEAAEKRLAGLRERIEKTRKVYEPLITVAEERSLYEQWSKAWAEYLTGVQETMALSRKSIGRFPTDANELLQTKVAKMAQAADPLLQKGIELNNRGAELETKQAADSYATIFRVLVGIIVAAVVIAIGAAYYLVRDVSRGIASIIRPMQSLGEGDLSAEVPHRGEKTEIGSMADALQIFKEALIAKRAADEAAARDAEAKIERGRRVDAITRNFEVMIGEVVETVSSASTELEASAATLSGTAQRGKELATVVAAASEEASTNVQAVASASEELSSSITEISRRVQDSARMAADAVEQAARTNDRVNALSQAASRIGDVVELINTIAGQTNLLALNATIEAARAGEAGRGFAVVASEVKALAEQTAKATGEIGAQVAGIQAATQESVNAIQEIGGTIERLSEVSSAIAAAVEEQGAATQEISRNVQQAALGTQEVSSNITDVQRGAIETGSASGEVLSAAKSLATDSTRLKVEVAQFLESVRAA, from the coding sequence ATGTCGAAATTGTCGATCGTGTTCAAGCTGCTGACCGTGCTGTCGGTCCTCGTGCTCTCGCTTGCCGGTGTCGGCGTGATGGCGATCGGCACCATGCAGAACATCAACGCTCATACCGTCGAGATTGCCGAGAGCTGGCTGCCGAGCGTGCGTGCGCTGGGCTCGATGCGTGCCGACATCAACGAGCTGCGCGTCGCGCTTCGTCTGCATCTGATGCAGGACACGGCCGAGGGCAAGGAGGCCGCCGAAAAGCGGCTGGCTGGCTTGCGTGAGCGCATCGAGAAGACGCGCAAGGTCTACGAGCCGCTGATCACGGTCGCCGAGGAGCGCTCGCTCTACGAGCAATGGAGCAAGGCATGGGCGGAATATCTGACCGGCGTGCAGGAGACGATGGCGCTGTCGCGCAAGAGCATCGGCCGCTTCCCGACCGATGCCAACGAGCTGCTGCAGACCAAGGTCGCGAAGATGGCCCAGGCCGCCGATCCCCTGCTCCAGAAGGGCATCGAGCTCAATAACCGGGGTGCCGAGCTGGAAACGAAGCAGGCGGCCGACAGCTACGCCACCATCTTCCGCGTGCTGGTCGGCATCATCGTTGCAGCCGTCGTGATCGCGATCGGCGCCGCCTATTATCTCGTGCGGGACGTGTCGCGTGGGATCGCCTCGATCATCCGTCCGATGCAGTCGCTCGGCGAGGGCGACCTCTCGGCCGAGGTGCCGCATCGCGGCGAGAAGACCGAGATCGGCTCAATGGCGGATGCGCTCCAGATCTTCAAGGAGGCGCTGATCGCCAAGAGGGCCGCCGACGAGGCGGCCGCCCGCGACGCCGAAGCCAAGATCGAACGCGGCCGCCGCGTCGATGCCATCACGCGCAATTTCGAGGTCATGATCGGCGAGGTCGTCGAGACCGTGTCGTCGGCATCGACCGAGCTCGAGGCCTCCGCGGCCACGCTGAGCGGCACGGCGCAGCGCGGCAAGGAGCTCGCGACCGTCGTTGCGGCCGCGTCCGAGGAAGCCTCCACCAACGTCCAGGCCGTCGCCTCGGCCTCGGAGGAGCTGTCGTCCTCCATCACCGAGATCAGCCGCCGCGTGCAGGATTCGGCGCGGATGGCCGCGGACGCCGTCGAGCAGGCGGCGCGGACCAACGACCGCGTCAACGCGCTGTCGCAGGCCGCCTCCCGCATCGGCGACGTCGTCGAGCTCATCAACACCATCGCGGGCCAGACCAACCTGCTGGCGCTGAATGCGACCATCGAAGCGGCGCGCGCCGGAGAAGCCGGCCGCGGCTTTGCCGTCGTCGCTTCCGAGGTCAAGGCACTCGCCGAGCAGACCGCGAAGGCGACCGGCGAGATTGGCGCGCAAGTCGCCGGGATCCAGGCCGCGACGCAGGAATCCGTCAACGCCATCCAGGAGATCGGCGGTACCATCGAGCGGTTGTCCGAGGTGTCCTCGGCCATCGCCGCCGCCGTCGAGGAGCAGGGCGCGGCGACCCAGGAGATCTCGCGCAACGTCCAGCAGGCCGCACTCGGCACGCAGGAAGTCTCGTCCAACATCACCGACGTGCAGCGCGGAGCGATCGAAACCGGCTCTGCCTCGGGCGAAGTGCTCTCGGCAGCGAAATCGCTGGCCACCGACAGCACCCGCCTGAAGGTCGAGGTCGCGCAGTTCCTGGAGTCGGTGCGCGCGGCCTGA
- a CDS encoding DUF6894 family protein — protein sequence MSLYFFRISTGRYSGAADQPYEFEDRAAAWTEMTEVCANLLGGIARSLKPNAQWCMELLDEDKKPVFRISLVGETVGCRTP from the coding sequence ATGTCGCTGTACTTCTTCCGCATCAGTACCGGCCGCTATTCCGGCGCCGCCGACCAGCCGTACGAGTTCGAGGATCGCGCAGCCGCCTGGACGGAGATGACCGAGGTCTGCGCCAATCTGCTCGGTGGCATCGCCCGCAGCCTGAAGCCGAACGCCCAGTGGTGCATGGAGCTGCTCGACGAGGACAAGAAGCCGGTCTTTCGCATCAGCCTTGTCGGCGAGACCGTCGGATGCAGAACACCCTAG
- a CDS encoding MFS transporter produces the protein MSTSAGELAPASRSSNWRPPAVIILCGCAIGMLGFGPRSALGFFVQPMSHEFSWGRDVFGLAIAVQNLLWGLGQPFAGAVADRFGLFRVMCVGALLYAGGLLLMRYSSTPLSLDIGAGVMVGFGLAGCSFNLVLSAFSKLLPAEKRGLALGAGTAAGSFGQFLFAPIGVALIDNFGWQQALSVFGFLMLLIIPLSLALSTPPVAHAANATPADEQSFTRALAEAFGHRSYVLLVLGFFTCGFQLAFITVHLPAFLVDRGISAQTGGWVIAAIGLFNIIGSLSVGYLQNSLPKRYILSTIYFTRALATLAFISFPITPFSAIAFGAISGLTWLSTVPPTSALVALMFGTRWLATLYGFAFVSHQGGGFLGVWLGGIVFERFGSYTPIWWLSILFGVLSALINLPIVEKPVARAVAQPA, from the coding sequence GGCGCTCGGCTTCTTCGTGCAGCCGATGAGCCACGAGTTCTCCTGGGGCCGCGATGTGTTCGGCCTCGCGATTGCCGTACAGAATCTGTTGTGGGGCCTGGGCCAGCCGTTCGCCGGTGCGGTCGCGGATCGCTTCGGCCTGTTCCGGGTGATGTGCGTTGGCGCTCTGCTCTATGCCGGCGGCCTGCTGCTGATGCGCTATTCCTCGACGCCGCTGTCGCTCGACATCGGCGCCGGTGTGATGGTCGGCTTCGGCCTTGCCGGCTGTTCGTTCAATCTGGTGCTATCGGCTTTCAGCAAGCTGTTGCCGGCCGAGAAGCGCGGCCTGGCGCTCGGCGCCGGCACCGCAGCGGGCTCGTTCGGGCAGTTTCTGTTCGCACCGATCGGCGTTGCGCTGATCGACAATTTCGGCTGGCAGCAGGCGCTCTCGGTGTTCGGCTTTCTGATGCTGCTGATCATCCCGCTGTCGCTGGCGCTCTCGACGCCGCCGGTCGCACATGCGGCAAACGCGACACCGGCGGATGAGCAGAGCTTCACCAGGGCGCTTGCCGAAGCCTTCGGCCACCGCTCCTACGTGCTGCTGGTGCTCGGCTTCTTCACCTGCGGCTTCCAGCTGGCCTTCATTACCGTGCATCTGCCGGCTTTCCTGGTCGATCGCGGCATCTCCGCGCAAACCGGAGGCTGGGTGATCGCGGCAATCGGGCTGTTCAACATCATCGGCTCGCTCAGCGTCGGCTATCTCCAGAACTCATTGCCCAAGCGCTACATCCTCTCGACCATCTACTTCACGCGCGCGCTGGCAACGCTCGCCTTCATCTCGTTCCCGATCACGCCGTTCTCGGCGATCGCATTCGGCGCGATCTCCGGCCTAACCTGGCTGTCCACGGTGCCGCCGACCTCGGCGCTGGTGGCGCTGATGTTTGGCACGCGCTGGCTTGCGACGCTCTATGGCTTCGCCTTCGTCAGCCATCAGGGCGGCGGCTTCCTCGGGGTCTGGCTTGGCGGCATCGTGTTCGAGCGCTTCGGTTCCTACACCCCGATCTGGTGGCTCTCCATCCTGTTCGGCGTGCTCTCCGCGTTGATCAATCTTCCGATCGTCGAGAAACCGGTGGCACGGGCGGTTGCGCAGCCTGCCTGA
- a CDS encoding MDR family oxidoreductase: MATFKAIRIDKADKGTTAALTQFDEAELMEGDVTVRVEWSTLNYKDGLALTGKAPVVRRFPMIAGIDFAGTVETSSHPQWKAGDKVVCTGWGMGETHLGAYAEKARVKGDWLVALPQGLSARDAMAIGTAGFTAMLSVLALEKHGLSPKSGPVVVTGAAGGVGSVATAVLSKLGYHVIASTGRAAEADYLKHIGAAEIIDRNELSGAAKPLAKERWAGGVDSVGSTTLANLLSMTKYGGAIAACGLAAGMDLPSSVAPFILRGVCLLGIDSVMCPIEPRKAAWQRLASDLDRAKLSEITHEISLEEVPQWGAKILAGEVRGRIVVKIL; encoded by the coding sequence GTGGCCACATTCAAGGCGATCCGGATCGACAAGGCGGACAAGGGCACCACCGCCGCGCTCACCCAGTTCGATGAAGCCGAGCTGATGGAGGGCGACGTCACCGTCCGGGTCGAATGGTCGACGCTGAACTACAAGGACGGCCTTGCGCTCACCGGCAAGGCGCCGGTGGTGCGCCGCTTCCCGATGATCGCCGGCATCGATTTCGCCGGCACGGTCGAAACGTCCTCGCACCCGCAGTGGAAGGCTGGCGACAAGGTCGTCTGTACCGGCTGGGGCATGGGCGAGACCCATCTCGGCGCCTACGCCGAGAAGGCGCGGGTGAAGGGCGACTGGCTGGTCGCCCTTCCGCAGGGCCTGTCGGCGCGCGATGCTATGGCGATTGGCACCGCCGGCTTCACGGCGATGCTCTCGGTGCTGGCGCTGGAGAAGCACGGTCTATCGCCGAAGAGCGGCCCCGTGGTGGTCACGGGCGCGGCCGGCGGCGTCGGATCGGTCGCCACCGCCGTGCTCTCCAAGCTCGGCTACCACGTCATCGCCTCGACCGGCCGCGCCGCGGAGGCCGACTATCTGAAGCACATCGGCGCCGCTGAGATCATCGACCGCAACGAATTGTCGGGGGCGGCCAAGCCGCTGGCGAAGGAGCGCTGGGCGGGCGGCGTCGACAGCGTCGGCTCGACCACGCTGGCGAATCTGCTGTCGATGACGAAGTACGGCGGAGCCATCGCAGCCTGTGGCCTGGCGGCCGGTATGGACCTGCCGTCTTCTGTCGCGCCCTTCATTTTGCGTGGAGTGTGCCTTCTCGGCATCGATTCGGTGATGTGCCCGATTGAGCCGCGGAAAGCTGCCTGGCAGCGTCTGGCCTCCGATCTCGATAGAGCAAAACTGTCTGAAATCACTCATGAAATTTCGCTTGAGGAGGTTCCTCAATGGGGCGCGAAAATCCTGGCCGGTGAGGTCCGCGGCCGTATCGTGGTAAAAATTCTCTAA
- a CDS encoding methyl-accepting chemotaxis protein, with amino-acid sequence MLSLVQNLKIGTKLAIASALGVLLVGAMIASQMLGNVSVREITESAVAQQQIARDAVKTEGAVRRMQLAVRDLRLANSQADIQKANQSLEEQQKSISLLVDRMLRLSHEAENRPRMEKLRSLAADYGKAAQQISGVRGEIVAASGADGASRAAKLNEDAVRIAREVTLPIAAQLDVLTGQIADYGSRKSEEKNAASAAQMRSSEQLAIMVGALAMLVLVGSWLMSFVAIARPIRALTVAMDKLAGGDFSVVLPGLGRKDEVGGVAAAVEKFKIVSEQKAREEAEAKIRQDQAAAAQRKAEMHKLADGFEAAIGEIVDTVSSAATELEASASTLTSTASRGQELTTMVAAASEEASTNVQSVASATEELSSSITEISRQVQESARVAGDAVNQARTTTDRVGELSAAAARIGDVVELINTIAGQTNLLALNATIEAARAGEAGRGFAVVASEVKALAEQTAKATGEIGQQIASIQTATEHSVGAIKDISHTIEKLSEISSTIAAAVEEQGAATQEISRNVQQAAAGTHQVSSNITDVQRGASETGSASSQVLSAAQMLSGDSNRLKLEVGKFLGSVRAA; translated from the coding sequence ATGTTGAGCCTTGTTCAGAACTTGAAAATCGGCACCAAGCTGGCGATTGCTTCGGCACTCGGGGTGCTCCTGGTCGGAGCCATGATCGCGAGCCAGATGCTCGGCAATGTCAGTGTCCGCGAGATCACAGAAAGCGCGGTTGCGCAGCAGCAGATCGCGCGCGACGCGGTGAAGACCGAGGGCGCTGTTCGCCGCATGCAACTCGCCGTACGAGACCTTCGTCTGGCCAATAGCCAGGCCGATATCCAAAAGGCGAATCAGAGTTTGGAGGAACAGCAGAAATCGATCAGCTTGTTGGTTGATCGGATGCTGCGCCTGTCGCACGAGGCTGAGAACCGCCCCCGCATGGAGAAGTTGAGATCGCTGGCCGCGGATTATGGAAAGGCCGCGCAGCAGATTTCTGGCGTCCGCGGCGAGATAGTGGCTGCGAGCGGCGCAGATGGTGCGTCGCGTGCCGCCAAGCTCAATGAAGACGCTGTACGCATCGCTCGCGAGGTGACCCTGCCGATTGCCGCCCAACTCGATGTCCTGACCGGTCAAATCGCCGACTACGGGAGCCGCAAATCTGAAGAGAAGAATGCCGCGTCCGCAGCCCAAATGCGATCGAGCGAGCAGCTTGCGATCATGGTCGGCGCGCTCGCCATGCTCGTCCTCGTTGGCTCCTGGCTGATGTCGTTCGTGGCTATCGCCCGGCCGATCCGCGCGCTCACCGTCGCCATGGACAAGCTCGCCGGCGGCGATTTCTCCGTGGTGCTGCCCGGGCTCGGCCGCAAGGACGAGGTCGGCGGCGTTGCTGCGGCCGTCGAGAAATTCAAGATCGTATCCGAACAAAAGGCGCGCGAAGAGGCCGAGGCCAAGATCAGGCAGGATCAGGCTGCGGCCGCGCAGCGCAAGGCCGAGATGCACAAGCTGGCTGACGGCTTCGAAGCCGCGATCGGCGAAATCGTCGACACCGTGTCCTCGGCTGCAACCGAACTGGAAGCTTCCGCGTCGACCCTGACATCGACTGCGTCGCGTGGACAGGAGCTCACCACGATGGTTGCCGCCGCCTCCGAGGAGGCGTCCACCAACGTGCAGTCGGTGGCGTCGGCCACCGAGGAGCTGTCGTCATCGATCACCGAGATCAGCCGACAGGTGCAAGAATCCGCCCGTGTCGCGGGCGACGCGGTAAACCAGGCCCGCACCACAACCGATCGTGTCGGCGAGCTGTCCGCCGCCGCGGCGCGGATCGGCGACGTCGTCGAACTGATCAACACCATCGCCGGCCAGACCAATCTGCTGGCGCTCAATGCAACCATCGAGGCCGCGCGCGCCGGCGAGGCGGGCCGCGGCTTTGCCGTCGTCGCGTCCGAAGTCAAGGCGCTCGCCGAGCAGACCGCGAAAGCGACCGGCGAGATCGGCCAGCAGATCGCCAGCATTCAGACCGCGACCGAGCATTCGGTTGGCGCCATCAAGGACATCAGCCACACCATCGAGAAGCTGTCCGAGATTTCCTCAACCATCGCGGCTGCGGTGGAAGAGCAGGGCGCCGCGACACAGGAAATTTCCCGCAACGTGCAGCAGGCGGCGGCAGGCACACATCAGGTGTCGTCCAACATCACCGACGTGCAACGCGGCGCGAGCGAGACCGGTTCGGCTTCCTCGCAGGTGTTGTCCGCGGCGCAGATGCTGTCGGGTGACAGCAATCGTCTCAAGCTCGAGGTCGGGAAGTTTCTCGGCAGCGTGCGAGCCGCCTGA
- a CDS encoding methyl-accepting chemotaxis protein: protein MSGISIRLTHKVMAIGLFGLIGLVAFGSIYQIGSLSQDTSRDAAEDARRMSDLNQRVSQQMLEARRAEKDFQLRRDQAYTKRHAELASGIIRNLDGLGDATRAAGYAGIGEQVSQVRAGFERHAKEFAAVEQAEVRLGLNETLGLSGSLRTAVHDIETKLKEIDDPRLTSGMLMMRRHEKDFMLRRDQKYAEALKKTAAEFSKQIEASTILPTIKADIAKKLAKYEADFAAWAAGAQDLAAHGTAMSREFRLIEPILEEIEKNVTERYVSARAAEASTRASIKLWMWVALGCSVLLVGSVSYFIGRSISTALIAMVRSMTGLAHGDTSVVIPGLGRKDEIGEMAGAVAVFKTNMAEAERLRTEQAEAEARVRQQRKADMQRLADGFEGAVGEIIEIVSSAATELEASSNTLTQAAERGNSLATAVAAASEEASANVQSVSSASEELTSSVSEISRQVQESARVADVAVGQAERTNARVAELTKAASRIGDVAELINTIAAQTNLLALNATIEAARAGEAGKGFAVVATEVKALAEQTAKATGEISQHIGAIQTATEDSVGAIKEIGDTIARMSEISSTIAAAVEEQGAATQEISRNIQHAAIGTADVSANIGDVQRGAGETGAASAQVHSAAQSLSQESNRLKSEVTRFLEMVRAA, encoded by the coding sequence ATGAGCGGCATTTCCATTCGTCTTACTCACAAGGTCATGGCGATCGGACTGTTCGGCCTCATCGGGCTCGTCGCATTCGGCTCGATCTACCAGATTGGCAGCCTCTCCCAGGACACATCCCGCGATGCTGCTGAAGACGCGCGCAGGATGTCCGACCTGAACCAACGGGTTTCCCAGCAGATGCTCGAAGCGCGCCGGGCCGAGAAGGATTTCCAGCTCCGTCGGGATCAGGCCTATACGAAGCGCCACGCCGAACTTGCGTCCGGCATCATCCGCAATCTCGACGGCCTCGGCGACGCAACGCGTGCGGCGGGATACGCGGGAATTGGCGAGCAAGTGTCGCAGGTCCGCGCCGGGTTCGAGAGACACGCGAAAGAGTTTGCGGCCGTCGAGCAGGCCGAAGTCAGGCTCGGATTGAACGAAACACTGGGGCTGTCAGGCTCGCTGCGCACCGCGGTCCACGACATCGAGACCAAGCTCAAGGAGATCGACGACCCCCGGCTCACCAGCGGCATGTTGATGATGCGTCGCCACGAGAAGGACTTCATGCTGCGCCGCGACCAGAAATACGCGGAAGCGCTCAAGAAGACTGCGGCGGAATTCTCCAAGCAAATCGAAGCATCGACGATTCTCCCGACAATCAAGGCCGATATCGCCAAGAAGCTCGCCAAATACGAGGCTGACTTCGCAGCCTGGGCCGCCGGCGCGCAAGACCTCGCCGCGCATGGAACGGCCATGTCCAGGGAATTCCGGCTGATCGAGCCGATCCTCGAGGAGATCGAAAAGAACGTGACTGAGCGCTACGTCTCGGCGCGGGCGGCTGAAGCGTCGACGCGAGCCTCGATCAAGCTCTGGATGTGGGTCGCGCTTGGATGCTCCGTCCTGCTGGTGGGAAGCGTGTCTTATTTCATCGGCCGCTCGATCTCGACCGCGCTGATCGCGATGGTGCGCTCCATGACCGGCTTGGCACACGGCGACACCTCCGTCGTGATCCCCGGCCTCGGCCGCAAGGATGAGATCGGCGAGATGGCCGGCGCGGTTGCGGTCTTCAAGACCAACATGGCGGAGGCCGAGCGGCTGCGCACCGAGCAGGCCGAAGCGGAGGCGCGGGTCCGGCAGCAGCGCAAGGCCGACATGCAGCGGCTCGCCGACGGGTTCGAAGGCGCGGTCGGCGAGATTATCGAGATCGTATCCTCGGCGGCGACCGAGCTCGAAGCGTCCTCCAACACGCTGACGCAGGCCGCCGAGCGCGGCAACAGCCTCGCCACCGCCGTGGCGGCGGCCTCGGAGGAGGCTTCTGCAAATGTGCAGTCGGTGTCATCAGCGAGCGAGGAGTTGACCTCTTCGGTCTCGGAGATCAGCCGTCAGGTGCAGGAATCGGCTCGCGTTGCCGACGTCGCCGTCGGACAGGCCGAGCGCACCAACGCGCGCGTCGCCGAACTGACGAAGGCCGCCTCTCGCATTGGCGACGTGGCCGAGCTGATCAACACCATTGCCGCGCAGACCAACCTTTTGGCGCTCAACGCGACGATCGAAGCGGCGCGGGCGGGCGAAGCCGGCAAGGGTTTTGCGGTGGTCGCGACCGAAGTGAAAGCTCTTGCCGAGCAGACCGCGAAGGCCACCGGCGAGATCAGCCAGCACATCGGCGCGATCCAGACCGCGACGGAAGACTCCGTCGGCGCAATCAAGGAGATCGGCGACACCATCGCGCGGATGTCGGAGATTTCCTCGACCATTGCCGCGGCGGTGGAAGAGCAGGGCGCCGCGACGCAGGAAATCTCCCGCAATATCCAGCATGCCGCGATAGGTACCGCCGACGTCTCGGCGAATATCGGCGACGTCCAGCGTGGCGCGGGCGAGACCGGCGCCGCCTCGGCGCAGGTGCATTCGGCCGCACAGTCGCTGTCGCAGGAGAGCAACCGCTTGAAAAGCGAGGTCACGCGCTTTCTGGAGATGGTGCGGGCGGCCTGA